A window of Epinephelus lanceolatus isolate andai-2023 chromosome 3, ASM4190304v1, whole genome shotgun sequence genomic DNA:
gacctttgttagcactggctgagtccacctgcacatgtccagatttaaaacaaaatgattgaaatcacattaacatgtacacaacgacaacagtcaggtgcgccgtgctgtccaaggtgctgagtgtgtctggagcagagcaggtctctgtctccccgtgcgcagtgtgtgaatatttatgctattaagtaaacggagaaaacatgtctctcactgtttaatagcagcaaaacaataaggcttcattcatcaaagacTGAAACTcaatctctctccttctctccctctttttcatctggctcaggtgtgtggaatggatccttcatctctggctggctgcaggagcaaaccgttttgtttgtttttttcatttttttaccggcagtgagataaacatttcctgcaattaaactgcgCACCTCAAAACCGTGCGTAATaatcgcgcgtaatgaccgctcctcgtcagttaaactgcacgtctgtcatgtgtgtctcactgacaggtggagagcctacagatatTAACTACGAGCCCCTccgtcactgactgctcttgtcctgtcctctccctcttctttctctcctgtcctctctgactatcactaaactctggcttttgaacaatgcaggagaaatgttgcaggcagtttatattatcagcctgggcctggggcttgttgtaacagtaaatgggatgtgttgtaacttgtgtaagttcaACTGTATCTGCGAGTGTACATCTTACGAgtgcaccgcttacattgtgcttttaataaatactactgcattgttcaaaaattattaattgtgtctcaaattattctagggggggtacagctttattgaaggggtagtcatgtcccccctgtcccccccgggatttccgcccctgggTGCTGCAACAATCAAGTTTAGGTTTTCGTAATTATCTTAAAACTGTCTCCACTCAGAGTCAAATTTCTTTCATCAGTTTAATCtctaaattcaattcaattcaattcaattctaCAAAGTATAATTTGGTgacaaattttcaaaatttttaaCCGTTGGGCCAATTATCCCAAGCAGTCCAGGGTTCGAATCCTCAGGACTATGTGCCAACAACGTAGTAATTCATGTATGTGGTATGTTCTCCAGCACTCGTTGAGGTCACCTCAAGTCGATGATTGAAATTTGCTTGGACCCTGCTCATATCTGCTTGCAGCTATATTTAACTTAATATTTGCAAGTTGGTTCCTCAGAGGATCCAGCCCCTTATCTGTGCCGCAGtttatattgttgttgttactgaGGCTTTCATACCTGCTCTGCACCTCCTGGTTGGGAGCTCAGCCACCTGGTACCATCGCTGCTCCTCAAAGTCAAAACATTCAACGCTGCGGATGGCCTTGGGAGCCTGGCCTCCGACCACAACCATCACCTACACAGATCAGAACCAGCAGAGCAATTATATGAAGAATTATATATCagctatgttttttttgtattaactAAGAGTggagacatttgtgtaaatacCTTAGGACAGCAGGCTGGAGTCCTCATGCGTGTGCGTGCAGTTTTCATCAGAGCCCTCTGGTCAGCAGGCAGCAGGTGGTACTTCATGGCCTCAATCAGGTAGTCTTTACACGCACTGCTATTCTTAATCAGAGACTCCTCCTCCACCCGCTAACACAAGCaaacagtgagagagagagagagaggagccaATCAGCAAGATGGATTTACAAAGAGCTGCAGTATGTTGTAACGCAGCAGCTGAGACACAGAGGAAACTAAACCTCAAGGAAAATCTATATTATTAATCCAAAGTCAAGACTCGAATTGATTCTGCTGACAAATCTAATGTTTCGtaacatgtttgtgtttcatttgaCCTGAACTTTAACAATATGAAGAGATTAAATGTGATGTTTAGCCAAAgataaacaataacacaaactaactgatcaaagcagcaGTAGAACAGCAACTCTCCGTGTTCTGTGAGGTACAATGACAGTTTTTGTCAAGGGAGGCTTCAGCTCTttgttggaaagggctgtctgacagcaaggtaaagccgtgaaaatatactttaactgctgattattttaggtggctaaaatatgttttgagtTGCAGCCGTCATCAGCAGTACATTCCTTAGcttctagggctgccccctaagaGTCGAAAAGTCAAATCATCAGTCGAAGACCCCTCTGTCCACTGAGATTCCTTCAAGTCAAGTAGTCtttttcagtcagtcagtcagtgtgcagtgtacttctggggatgtTTAGGTCCTCAGATTTAGCTACAGTTAGTAAGCCCACATTAGCTCGGAGGGTTGTTTCACTGTATCACCTGACATTCTCCTAAAGTCAGTTTTCATGCCAGAAACATGGTTACTGAGTATCAGACAAACATAACCTCCGGTTGTTTATTAATGCACTACCACAAGTCCAGTTCCTGAAGGGAGGACATGTACTTTACATGACTGTAAAGTTGACAGATTATTGATGCTGCAGAAGACAGAAACAACTGTGCAAATGTGCCATGATATGATGTGCATTTGACAGAAATATTCACATGGATGTAGGTTTGCATATGGACAGTAGGGACATTTCCCTACCAATATTATGTAGGGAAAAATTGTCCCTACCTAGATTTGAGTAAACTTGTTTGCATTATCCTCACTCTGACAGTTCTGTGCACGAAAACACAGGGCAAATTGCGTCTCGTATCAGTAAGGTACAgcgcattttatttttcagtaggCCTGTGTTAAACCTGATCATAAGTGTTTTCAGTTTTCCACCTCCGATGAAGAGCAGTGCACAGCCGCAAACCCCAGAAGGGTTTCAGCCTTAGATCCAAGGATCTAAAGCTGCGAACTGGCTAACATGGGGTCAACATTTTTGTTATGCAGTTTGGGGCCAGACCGAGACGAGCTTTAAATGTGatcaataaaactttaaaatcaattctaaaatgCGCACAAAGCCAATGGGCAAAGGTCTATTATATTCCACTATagcatatttttatattctgaaTCATCACCTATTGCCttaattttgtgtttgtctttacaTAAAGACATTCCCATCATAACCTGGTGCATAATGCTTCacaagaatgcaggaaatgaagcatTTAACGCTTAAGATTTCTGGAGGAGGACCCTCAGATGCTCTGCTTCATGTGTGTCCTCatcaatgttgaaatgaaatctACACCCTTGAATATGTCACATGTGCAACACATTCTGATAAATTCATTGTCAATGTTGCGAGTCATCAGGTCTCTGTCAAGGGTGAGAACATTAAAAATCCTGCACACAAAAACGTTTGCATGCAGTCTTAATGATTAATAGTACAACAGAGTGTAAATGTGAACAACGGTGGAAACAAAGGTCCAGTTAAGCAACCAGCTGCATTTTAAACCCCTGAAAGCTTCTTTTGAACCTGTTACCACAGCTGAGATAGTCAGATGCTGAATGTCAACAGCAACATTGAGTGTAAGAGCATAAACAAGAAAATACAGATGCAGCCACTCATACCTGCACCAGGTATTCTCTGGAGAGAAGCGGCAGGCGAACATGTTCCATCAGGTGAGCCAAGTGTTCCTGTCGGACATCTTTATCATGGTTGACCCAGGCTATCACAGCTTCAAACACCTACACAATATAGTTCACAGAGACACTTTAAGCACATCAGGTCAAATCATTCGTTCATGCTGTCCTACCTGCGTATATGAGCTAAATGAATGCAAGTATACCTTCTCCTCTGTGGGGATGGTGAGCTTGTCACTGGCGATCAGGCTGGACACTTGCTCCATGCCCAAATTGAGGAACTCTTCACTCCCGACCACCTCAGTGAAATATTGCTCTGTCAACACAAAACATCAGATGAAAAAACTATCCTGTGACTGCAGATGAACACAGCTTTTATTCTCTTTCAACATTGTCATTAATtaaacctgttctcattctgtCTCATCCAGTGTCCCGCATCCTccaggacacacacaaacccatttTAGtagagcaaaaagaaaaaagagctgtccacacacacacaaatacaaaaatagataTCTGCGCACACAAACCTGCGTAGCTGTTGGCCTGTGTGAGGAGCTGAGAGCAGGCGTGTAGGTCAGCGAAGGCTCGTATTCCCAGACAGTTGGATGGATGAAGCTGAGAGCTCAGGAACTCACAACAAGCTTTTTTAACCTCGTTCAGCTGGAGCAGGCTGGCTGCAGGCAGCAGCGcctgtcaaacaaacacacacacagaatatgtGTGAAtaaagtggttgttttggtgctaAACAATGCAGATGATCACAGGCTCAGCTGCCTGTCACTGCTACAGTGGAGTGAAAAACTAAACTTCCCAATTCAAAACTTCTGTAATAAAATGAATACGAGAGAACTCTGAAATTCTTCATAGTAAGTTTTAATCTCTTACACTTTCCAAACAGAGTGGATTTCCCTGTATGCAAGGCAGGAGTTTAAAAATTAGCCTAAAGCTATTTAACACATGATCAAGTAAAACAAATGGATACTTGTAATCTACAGATCTTATTTGTGGCGATCTGATTATTCCCTAATCTCTGCAGCAATCTGATGTCAGCATTATCAATAGGTTCATGAAAACAGAGACCAATTTCAAGGTTAACCTAATTAATTacaacatttctgtgaaaacaaacacagattaCTTGACCATGTcagtttttttcatgttaaaaagtAATGGACCACATCCTACATGGTGATATGCAGTTATTGGTTGTgataaacaaattaaatgtcACTAGAGGGAATAaaaacttacttacttacttttgATCTTAGACTTTTATATTTGTACTCTTCTCACTTTGTattgcaactgctgcacagTAGTTTCCCTCTGAATTGTAAAGTTTTATCCTATACTTGTCATTAATGGGACATAATATCTGTTCAAACACGTTGCTGCTGCAGGACATTTAGAGCAGTTACGGATCAGTCTGAACGTGTAAATTAATGCCTTTGGTTTGGTCTATGATGGGAAAAAGGCAGTGTAATTTGACAGGGTTCAGGAAAAGCAACAATTTATTTGTCTGGATGATTCAGTTACCAGTCCAACCGCCAGAACAAAATACTGGCATtgttcatttctgcaaaccacgacaCTGGTGCGTTACATTcgcatgtttcatacatatcgtATCAaggtttctaaagtgacacagTACATAAACTGACTTTGTtttcaggaggtggaggggatgttgGATGGTGTGATACCTAAGCAAGAccttgccaagctgcagatcactgttcaagtccaacaaaaacaaaaaaaaatttagttatttttagcgggttattgctgtttttccagcagtttttttAGACACTAAAActgttcatcttttttttacTAAGACATCGCTGCAATTCCGGCAGGGTTTGTGCACCAAAACCAGgaattttaaagccaaaacatgatcttttactAACCattaccaagtgtttttttgtgtctaaacctaaccacatgttcaCCACAGTTTtgttgaaacgtaaagtttcaacgtatctgctatgtaacatgcaaatgtaacatatctgtagtttgcagaaacttagaatgccaatgttttttttctggcaatcaGGTTGCGGTTATATTAaagggaatacttcacccacagaatgaccatttgtatatggatagtcatgctgtgttaccttgactTTGTGAACTTTGTTTGTGAACTTATTCATTGATTTAGGACCACCTGTCACAACAAAGCTATATCTAAATCTTAACAAACACTCAcgcaacttgtgcagtataatccatgtCTCATGTATCCAGTCGTAagctcagtacttctcaaacatgcattttcactaaaaaaacCTGACTATTGGAGTCTGGATTTGAAGAGAGCACAAATGAGTtccactttcagttcagttttaaatactaaggttttagtgaaagtgcatgtgtttggggagTAATGAGGATATGActgcataaatgagacttggattatactgcatgagttgtgtgggagtttgtaaacggatgttttgatatttttgtgcTGTTGTTAAGCCTGGTCAATCAATGTGTTCGGCGCTTtgtgtggaggcatgcaagaaaaacacagtTGTCTTCATGAATTAAAGGTAACACTGCATGAGtcgttttgtgggtgaagtctTCCCTTAAGTCACCAGTGAAGATTCAGAATTTCCAGGAAGTTCAAAGGGCTGCAGAGGAATTTGATTTGTGTCCAGCTTCGTGTCAAGTGGGGTTTAGGAGTAATCAGACAAATATGTTATTCAGTTTCATCTCTTAACATCCTAATAAAAGTAATATGCTGGTTAGTGTGTGGATGTAAACAGTTATTGATTTAAAGTAGTATTTATGTAGCCTGGTTAACAAACGGACTTACACATACTGTCATACAATACTTATTTAATTAGAAATTAAAAGTTTTTAAGTTACATCTTAACTGACTGTGTCTCCATTGACTGATGTAAAATGCAGTGTATCATGATGTAGGTGTTCAATTAATGCATTTATGTGAGTACACTGTGCAtgtagtatgtgtgtgtgtttacctgcacGTTATCCTCTGTGACCTGTATCTCTGCCGTGTAGATGTAGTCCACCAGCAGGCCCAGAGTCCAGCCGTCCATCTCCTTTATCCTCACTCGTTTCGCCCGGCTCTCTGCCATCTCGCCTGTTGGTACACACAGTGTTAGACATCCGTTaccaccaacaacaaaaacactgaaacacaggGTGTAACAAGATTCTGCCAGATGTCCAGCAGCATGGATGTAAGCGAGTCCTCACCTGTGAACATAGCGTGAAAGTATGGGCTCCCGGCAGCCAGAACCACCCTGTGAGCAGCGATCTCTACATCCTCCGCCACTATGGTCACATCACACAACAAGCTCTGGCTGTGTGGGCATTTAAGAGATTGAGAGGAAGACAGATTAtaattttaaagtttaaatggGGGTACAAAGTAGAAAACAAGGCACTGAAACGAGACGTACCTGCGCAGCTCGTTCATGACTTTGAACGCCTTCCTCATGTGCCGAGGGTTCAGAGTGACAGGACCTTGCCTCTCGACGCCATCTTCTTTGTCCAGAGTGTGTGGACAAAGTCTGGTGCAGCTGAGAGGGAAAGTAAAGACACATATCAACTGTTAGCATGGAGGATGTGTTGCAGcaagcacatactgttgctatTGGTGATTTCAGTTTACGTTCTTAAACTCTGCATGGTCACTGGTGTCCAAGGCTGACATTACCATCTTTCAGACACTGTAAGAGGCTGAGTTTTAAACAAAAGTGAAGATACTGGCACCACAAAACGAAAGGTCTAAGAAATCCCTAGGTACCAACCGTGTTGACATAGCTTGTCAGGAAGTGGGAAAAATAGCACTCCAAGGTTAGGCTACATTATGACCAGTCCCTTGACCTCtaacctcaagatatctgaatgaaaactgGTTCTCCCCTTTACAGAAAAGCCCACATTATGCAGGTCTCATGCAGTTTAGGGCAAAAAACATGCCGTTATTTTTTTACATGCAGTACAAAAGTGTTATTTTCTGCTGTTGAATTTGAATATGTCTGCTCTTTTGGATTCAGTcggtcagttttatttatgtgtgatgacttttattcatgtgtAGCCGTTTCATTGTAGTGAGACCATTTTTAAAACTTGAcctcactgtataaaatgacctataGTGACCTCTAGGATAATCCCAGCCTGCTCGGCCTGACAGGACCTTTCGAGAATGCTTGAATGGATGGCGGCTAATATACAAAAGAATTATCACATAGAGAACATTTGTTTACAGTCTTTTATAAAAGATCTTTTCACTATTTGCAGTAGTGTAATTGTCAGTCATATCTTTATTTTTCgtgtaaaatatatttcaacCCACAGCTGACTGCAGACGCCTCAGTGATATGAATCAATCAACCAGATGATCTCTGAATAGTGCACAAGTGCAGACCAGACTTTACTGTGCATGTGTTGTACCCCAATGATATGACATGATATGACACTGTGTGCCCAGCCATCATTTGACAGCCCTGCAGAGGTccaggaaacactgaccaatcagggCAGACTTGGCTTTTCCTGGAGGGAGACTTTAAGAGGCACTAAAACCAAGCGCCTCACACTGAGGGTGAATACAGATGCTCCAGCACAGACGGTatgtgtaaaataaagcagGTAAACATGTTCCAGtcgaaacccaaaatacaagcatgaacctgaaaatgagcctgataggtcccctttaagaaAAAGTAACATGAGGTCACAGGTTGACGTGGGTATGATTGATTAGTATGTGACAAATGTTGCTCTGGCATGAAACCTGCTATGAGTCAGCAGCGCTGTAGCACAGTTTGCAACTGTAACTTACTCAGTTCAGACTTAAAGGGTTGATTCACGTAAATTATGTTTACCTGTAGAAGTTTCTAGCCATGTGGATTTGGGTTTGAGATGTTGCTTTGCTTCTACGACAACACAATACTTTCTACAGCAGACACAGACCCCATTAAAGCTGTAAGCAGCATGTTATGTTGATTATTCAGAGTAGGTGTGGtatgttttaaatgtcatttttcaacaCTGTGAGCACTACAACTAAAATTTCATTAACCTCCATTGTATTGAGGAGTAGAACAATAGAATATAACTAATATTAAAAAACACCTCTCAATAAAACATCCTCCTAAATGACTCTaaagttgaatcaacacctctctcAAACAGTTTCAGCTAGAACATTATTATTACAGGACTGTTGTGTTAGACTGCACTGGCTTTAGCTAAAACTATACCATTTTGCTTCAAAGTTACCATCAAGTAACGACCCAACCTAACCAGTACTCTGCTAGTATGATACTCACCTGCCCCAGCTTTTATGTGTGTCAGTTGGTTTTGGGTGATTTGATTAAAACCGCCACTTCATTAAGAATATTTACCATGTGAgctcaaaataaacaaataaataagatCCTATGGTGAGGTTTTGTTCTTTAGCTCCCTGACAAGCAATTAACCAAATACCAATTTACACACAGTGAAAAAGGGGCTGAATGATAAGCCAGCCTTGatctaataaagtggccacttAGTGTGAATCTTTAGCACATCAAactacaaatacacaaacatactTAACCGATATTCAGCAGCAGTCAAAGGAAGAAGTCTTCaaaacttttactttagtatAAGTACTAATGCATTCATGTAAGAATACTCCATTGCAAGTAACAAGAAAGCCAACAGCTGGCCATTGGTCAATGTCAGGCCGTTAGTGAGCATCTATCTTGTGTTTTTCCCAATTCAACATGTTAAATCGGTgtcagagacagcggagcatgTTGAAGATTGAAATCACTGTCATGGGCAGTTCAGCTTACcgtatgaaaagaaaaaagggaagtgaggaaagcaaacaaaagtcaagagggcatgagatgaaaacaaacttgGTATAtaagattttaacaaatgttttagCAATTGAGCTCTTTTGCAAATATGGTTTGTAACTGTTCTGACAAATACAAACGACCACAGTCTCCTGGTATGGAGTGTTTTTTCCCATCATGCAGAATATACATGCTGGTTAGCCACTGGCTGTTGTCTTTCTGGTGTGttcagtgcaactttttggctgaaaCACAGGTGACGTGAagcgatgcaacagttggccttcaccgccactagttctttgctGTCACTTTGGTGTTCCGGCCCTTAAAGGCTCACATGATAAGTCTGAGGGGTCATGATATAATTAAAAGAGCTGTAAATatcattcagagcattaatacagcagcagaCAACTCAGTAAAGATAGTAATGTCATCCTGAGTacagaatgaagtcacgctccttctgtgtgtgttgttatctCCTtctgcttctctgttctttgttgtgatagACAGTCAGgccatgtgtgcatgtgagtccctgtgtgtgtatcccactggctagctaactgCTGCCttttgcactgcactcatatgGAGGTTCCTGATGATAACTGCTTCCCTACATGGTGCCAAAACAGCGTTGTCATGGCCCACCCTCCGGTTCCCCCTATGTTAACATAGCTCTGTCAGCACCGCTGCcactgttagcaccgttagctgcgaGCCCCCAGCTCagccgtgtgcagacaatcccagCTCcaactctgaatcatagatacgCTCTAAATttcacacacagctcctttaaTGTTAGAGGAAATTTTTTAATAAGGACAAAGCTGGGGTGTCATCCCCCTTTCATGTCACTGTCTAGCTGCTTTGTTGTAAGGCAATAAAAAACTTCAATCTTTAAAAAGATGTTGCACAGATTTCAGTTTTGGACTTCTTCCTGATCTCACTAGTATTTTATGAATGACTGTGAGTGCAGTCACAAGCCAAAAAGATTGTAAGCCACTGACGACATTACATTTAACAAGTGTATAATTTGTTTTGAACATAACATCTAAATTCGGAAACTAGAAATTTCTAGAAACAAGCTCATTTTTCTATACTGGGATCTCCCTATGCCCCTGCATACTATACAAAGCCAAACAAAGGCAAAGTTAAGGAGGAGTTGTGGGGAGGGGATGTTTGTTTGTAATTATCTGGTATATTTTCAtgtgctgttttgtgttttgctgATGACCACTTTGGAAATAAGTGTTTTAGTGATGCTTTCAAGTGCTATAATGTGTCATGTTTTTTCATGACACTCCTTTGAGTCATTGTGCTCTTAAATTTCctaataaaaatcaaatcagtgaCCAGGCTAGAGCTGTGAAATAAATCTAGTGGGGTAAAAAGTAGTACCAATATTGCTTCTGAAATGTTTTGGAGAAGTGTAAAAACAGATTACTCAACTACAAGTCCACAAGACTGTAGGCTGTATGTGCTGTAGTTACTGCCCACTCTCTAATGGCCTCtccctttcacaataaaacatttaacacTTTTACATATAACCATGCTGCTCATGGCAAAAATCACGTGGCCCTTGTTTTCTGtcaaaaacacacccacacacacatggctaCATAGCAGTGAACATACATCCCCAGAGccataaacacaaacacctcAGGTACCCCATCAGATCACAACAGTATAACACAaccagcctgctgctgctgctgctgctgcagctgcggACAGGCTCGGGATCAGTCCCCGGGTATCAGTGACCGGTCCCCCCGGTCAGTGAGCAGCCACACCGGCTGGCCGCTGTCTCTGTCAATGCGGCATCATCAGTCACTGGGAAAcgtcaacacacacatacacacacacagtaacacacactgGTTATTCAGTGCACTTACAGCGGATGACTGTCCATGATTCCGGTGTTTTTCAGAGGCTGAAAACTTGGCCCAGCGGCATGCACCATTCCATATCCACAATGTCGTCTTTAAGGGGGCTAAATTCAAGCGGCGATCAGCTGTCCAGAGGCGGGGAGACGGGCTGACGGCAGCCCCATTAAATCAGCCTGTTTCATATAAAAACACAGCCCGACTGCGGTGACACTCTCCAACAAACACGTTGCGATTCAACCCGGCTGTTG
This region includes:
- the klhl2 gene encoding kelch-like protein 2 yields the protein MVHAAGPSFQPLKNTGIMDSHPLCTRLCPHTLDKEDGVERQGPVTLNPRHMRKAFKVMNELRSQSLLCDVTIVAEDVEIAAHRVVLAAGSPYFHAMFTGEMAESRAKRVRIKEMDGWTLGLLVDYIYTAEIQVTEDNVQALLPAASLLQLNEVKKACCEFLSSQLHPSNCLGIRAFADLHACSQLLTQANSYAEQYFTEVVGSEEFLNLGMEQVSSLIASDKLTIPTEEKVFEAVIAWVNHDKDVRQEHLAHLMEHVRLPLLSREYLVQRVEEESLIKNSSACKDYLIEAMKYHLLPADQRALMKTARTRMRTPACCPKVMVVVGGQAPKAIRSVECFDFEEQRWYQVAELPTRRCRAGVVYVGGCVYAVGGFNGSLRVRTVDCYDPMMDRWTSVSSMQDRRSTLGAAVLNGLLYAVGGFDGSTGLSTIEAYNAKTDEWFHVLPMSTRRSSVGVGVVNGILYAVGGYDGATRQCLSTVEAYNPKTNTWSYIAEMGTRRSGAGVGVLKSLLYAVGGHDGPLVRKSCEVYDPATNTWRQVADMNMCRRNAGVCAVNNVLYVVGGDDGSCNLASVEFYNPNTDKWTLLPTCMSTGRSYAGVTVIDKPL